From a region of the Saccharomyces cerevisiae S288C chromosome IX, complete sequence genome:
- the SNL1 gene encoding Snl1p (Ribosome-associated protein; proposed to act in protein synthesis, nuclear pore complex biogenesis and maintenance as well as protein folding and prion maintenance; has similarity to the mammalian BAG-1 protein): MSHNAMEHWKSKLSKTSTSTYVLLAVIAVVFLVTIRRPNGSKGKSSKKRASKKNKKGKNQFEKAPVPLTLEEQIDNVSLRYGNELEGRSKDLINRFDVEDEKDIYERNYCNEMLLKLLIELDSIDLINVDESLRRPLKEKRKGVIKEIQAMLKSLDSLK; encoded by the coding sequence ATGTCGCACAACGCAATGGAACATTGGAAGAGCAAGCTGAGCAAAACAAGTACCTCGACGTACGTCCTCTTGGCCGTGATTGCTGTTGTATTTTTGGTTACAATCAGAAGACCCAATGGCAGCAAGGGaaaaagcagtaaaaaGAGGGCTTctaaaaagaacaagaaaggTAAGAAtcagtttgaaaaagcgCCGGTTCCTCTGACTCTAGAAGAACAAATTGACAATGTGTCGTTGAGATACGGCAACGAGTTGGAAGGTCGTAGCAAGGATCTAATAAACAGATTTGATGtggaagatgaaaaggaCATCTACGAGCGTAACTATTGCAACGAAATGCTTTTGAAGTTGCTGATTGAGTTAGACAGTATCGATTTGATTAACGTGGATGAGTCCTTAAGAAGGCCgttgaaggaaaaaaggaaaggcGTCATAAAGGAAATTCAGGCTATGTTAAAAAGTTTGGACTCTCTTAAATAA
- the BAR1 gene encoding aspartyl protease BAR1 (Aspartyl protease secreted to periplasmic space of mating type a cell; helps cells monitor availability of mating partners; cleaves and inactivates alpha factor allowing cells to recover from alpha-factor-induced cell cycle arrest) gives MSAINHLCLKLILASFAIINTITALTNDGTGHLEFLLQHEEEMYYATTLDIGTPSQSLTVLFDTGSADFWVMDSSNPFCLPNSNTSSYSNATYNGEEVKPSIDCRSMSTYNEHRSSTYQYLENGRFYITYADGTFADGSWGTETVSINGIDIPNIQFGVAKYATTPVSGVLGIGFPRRESVKGYEGAPNEYYPNFPQILKSEKIIDVVAYSLFLNSPDSGTGSIVFGAIDESKFSGDLFTFPMVNEYPTIVDAPATLAMTIQGLGAQNKSSCEHETFTTTKYPVLLDSGTSLLNAPKVIADKMASFVNASYSEEEGIYILDCPVSVGDVEYNFDFGDLQISVPLSSLILSPETEGSYCGFAVQPTNDSMVLGDVFLSSAYVVFDLDNYKISLAQANWNASEVSKKLVNIQTDGSISGAKIATAEPWSTNEPFTVTSDIYSSTGCKSRPFLQSSTASSLIAETNVQSRNCSTKMPGTRSTTVLSKPTQNSAMHQSTGAVTQTSNETKLELSSTMANSGSVSLPTSNSIDKEFEHSKSQTTSDPSVAEHSTFNQTFVHETKYRPTHKTVITETVTKYSTVLINVCKPTY, from the coding sequence ATGTCTGCAATTAATCATCTTTGTTTGAAACTTATTTTGGCGAGTTTCGCGATTATTAACACCATTACTGCTTTAACAAACGATGGCACTGGTCACTTAGAATTCCTTTTACAACACGAAGAGGAGATGTATTACGCAACAACCTTAGATATAGGTACACCGTCCCAAAGTCTGACAGTGTTGTTTGATACCGGATCTGCCGATTTTTGGGTTATGGATTCTAGCAATCCCTTCTGCTtaccaaattcaaataCGTCATCCTATTCAAACGCAACTTATAATGGCGAAGAAGTTAAGCCTTCAATTGATTGCAGGTCTATGAGTACTTATAATGAGCATAGATCTTCCACCTACCAATATCTGGAAAATGGTAGGTTTTACATCACATATGCTGACGGAACATTTGCTGACGGTAGTTGGGGGACGGAAACTGTATCAATTAATGGAATTGACATCCCCAATATCCAGTTCGGAGTTGCCAAGTATGCTACGACACCCGTTAGTGGTGTTCTTGGAATTGGGTTTCCTAGAAGAGAGTCCGTTAAGGGCTATGAAGGTGCTCCTAATGAATATTATCCTAATTTTCCTCAGATTTtaaaaagtgaaaaaataatcgATGTGGTCGCGTATTCGCTGTTCTTAAACTCACCTGATTCAGGTACTGGTTCGATTGTTTTTGGTGCCATTGATGAATCAAAGTTTTCTGGTGATTTGTTCACTTTCCCTATGGTAAATGAATATCCCACAATAGTCGACGCTCCTGCAACTTTAGCAATGACTATACAAGGATTAGGTGCCCAAAACAAAAGTAGTTGTGAACATGAAACGTTTACGACGACCAAGTATCCAGTTTTGTTGGACTCAGGAACCTCGCTATTGAATGCGCCCAAGGTCATAGCAGATAAAATGGCTTCTTTTGTAAATGCGTCCTATAGTGAAGAGGAaggtatatatatattagaCTGTCCAGTATCTGTAGGTGACGTGGAATACAATTTTGATTTCGGCGATTTGCAAATAAGTGTTCCACTGTCTAGTTTGATTTTAAGTCCCGAGACAGAAGGCAGCTATTGTGGGTTTGCGGTCCAGCCAACAAACGATTCGATGGTTCTGGGTGATGTGTTCCTGTCCTCTGCATACGTCGTATTCGATCTCGATAATTATAAGATATCTTTAGCACAGGCAAATTGGAACGCAAGCGAAGTTTCGAAAAAGCTAGTAAATATTCAAACAGATGGGTCTATTTCAGGTGCCAAAATTGCTACAGCTGAACCCTGGTCCACCAATGAACCATTTACAGTCACCTCTGACATTTATTCATCTACAGGCTGCAAGAGTAggccttttcttcaatcatCGACAGCCTCTTCGCTTATTGCAGAAACCAACGTACAAAGTCGCAACTGCTCTACGAAGATGCCAGGCACTAGATCAACTACTGTCTTAAGTAAGCCTACTCAAAATAGTGCTATGCATCAAAGTACAGGCGCTGTCACACAAACCTCAAATGAAACTAAATTAGAATTATCCTCGACTATGGCAAATTCGGGCAGTGTCTCGCTTCCCACTTCGAATTCAATAGACAAAGAGTTCGAACATTCGAAATCTCAAACTACCAGCGATCCAAGTGTAGCAGAGCATTCTACGTTTAACCAAACGTTTGTACATGAAACTAAATATCGGCCTACTCATAAGACAGTCATAACAGAAACTGTCACGAAGTATTCTACAGTCTTAATAAATGTCTGTAAACCAACATATTAA
- a CDS encoding uncharacterized protein (hypothetical protein; null mutant shows improved incorporation efficiency of noncanonical amino acids in place of amber stop codon), with translation MDIDMNYPSITTLMSNESANLLIIWGNATPDISYLSYTTNPMLGDYVLNVSAINGCTEELIATHLVPTLENATQWVYDAGEYWDNYSFTDESTPLPGLSWPFNE, from the coding sequence atggacATTGACATGAACTATCCCAGTATAACTACTTTGATGAGTAATGAATCAGCAAACTTATTGATTATTTGGGGGAATGCCACGCCTGATATTAGCTATCTATCTTATACAACTAACCCAATGTTAGGTGACTATGTTTTAAATGTGTCCGCTATAAATGGCTGCACGGAGGAATTAATAGCAACTCATCTAGTGCCAACTTTGGAGAATGCAACCCAGTGGGTTTATGATGCGGGGGAGTACTGGGACAATTATTCCTTTACTGATGAAAGTACCCCTCTGCCAGGACTTTCCTGGCCATTTAATGAAtaa